A genomic stretch from Empedobacter stercoris includes:
- a CDS encoding CoA transferase subunit B, whose protein sequence is MLDKNGIAKRIAKEVKDGYYVNLGIGIPTLVANYIPENVNVVLQSENGLLGMGPFPTEGEEDPDFINAGKQTITTLPGSAFFDSAMSFGMIRARKINLTILGAMEVSENGDIANWKIPGKMVKGMGGAMDLVASADNIIVAMQHVNKAGESKLLPSCTLPLTGINCVKKIVTELAVLEILPEGGFKLLERAPGVSVEEIKNATEGKLIIEGEIPEMIL, encoded by the coding sequence ATGTTAGATAAAAATGGAATTGCAAAACGTATTGCGAAAGAAGTTAAAGATGGATATTATGTGAATTTAGGCATCGGAATTCCAACATTGGTTGCCAATTATATTCCTGAAAATGTAAATGTTGTTTTGCAATCAGAAAATGGATTATTGGGAATGGGACCTTTCCCTACAGAAGGTGAAGAAGATCCTGATTTTATCAATGCTGGTAAACAAACAATCACCACTTTACCTGGTTCAGCCTTTTTTGATTCGGCAATGAGTTTTGGAATGATTAGAGCTCGAAAAATTAACTTAACTATTTTAGGCGCAATGGAAGTTTCTGAAAATGGAGACATTGCAAATTGGAAGATTCCAGGAAAAATGGTTAAAGGAATGGGAGGCGCAATGGATTTAGTCGCTTCTGCAGATAATATTATTGTTGCCATGCAACATGTAAACAAAGCAGGAGAATCTAAATTACTACCAAGTTGTACGTTACCTTTAACAGGAATTAATTGTGTTAAAAAAATTGTGACAGAATTAGCTGTGTTAGAAATTTTACCAGAAGGTGGATTCAAATTATTAGAACGCGCACCAGGTGTTTCGGTAGAAGAAATTAAAAATGCAACTGAAGGAAAATTAATTATTGAAGGAGAAATCCCTGAAATGATTTTATAA
- a CDS encoding CoA transferase subunit A has protein sequence MINKKVNSIEEALQGVESGMTLAVGGFGLSGIPENLIQGLVNKKINNLTCISNNAGVDDFGLGLLLQGKQIKKMISSYVGENAEFERQMLSGELEVELIPQGTLATRLMAAGYGMPAIFTPAGVGTEVAEGKEIRKFTFHGIEKEYLLEYAFEPDFALVKAWKGDTAGNLVFRGATANFNHPAAMCGKITIAEVEELVEVGELDPNQIHTPGVYVNRILQGEKYEKRIENRTVQPKP, from the coding sequence ATGATAAACAAAAAAGTAAACAGCATCGAAGAAGCACTACAAGGTGTAGAAAGCGGAATGACGCTTGCTGTTGGAGGCTTTGGACTTTCTGGAATTCCTGAAAATTTGATTCAGGGATTAGTCAACAAAAAAATCAACAACCTTACTTGTATTAGTAACAATGCTGGTGTTGATGATTTTGGTTTAGGATTATTATTGCAAGGAAAACAAATCAAAAAAATGATTTCTTCTTATGTTGGTGAAAATGCAGAATTCGAACGCCAAATGCTTTCTGGTGAATTAGAAGTAGAATTAATTCCGCAAGGAACTTTAGCTACACGATTGATGGCTGCCGGTTATGGAATGCCTGCAATTTTTACGCCTGCAGGAGTTGGAACTGAAGTCGCTGAAGGAAAAGAAATTAGAAAATTCACGTTTCATGGAATCGAAAAAGAATATTTGTTAGAATATGCTTTCGAACCAGATTTTGCATTAGTTAAAGCTTGGAAAGGTGATACAGCAGGAAATTTAGTTTTCCGTGGTGCAACTGCCAATTTTAATCATCCAGCTGCGATGTGTGGAAAAATTACCATTGCTGAAGTGGAAGAATTGGTGGAAGTCGGTGAACTTGATCCAAATCAAATTCATACACCAGGTGTTTATGTAAATCGTATTTTACAAGGAGAAAAATACGAAAAACGAATTGAAAATAGAACTGTTCAACCTAAACCATAA